A window of Gossypium hirsutum isolate 1008001.06 chromosome D13, Gossypium_hirsutum_v2.1, whole genome shotgun sequence genomic DNA:
GAGATTTCTCCGTTTCTCACTTGTGGCTTGCGCTTTGCTCATCCAAACCATTACTCGGTTGTGGGGCGAGGTTCCTTCGACGAATTTTAAGATTGGATGAGTGGAAACTTTGTTTTTGTCATCAGTAATCAATCAAGGTATTATTGTGAAATAAGGGTTTAACTCGTTGACTcgtgaattaattaaattgattaaattaattagtagAACTGGTTAAATCGATTTTCTCTTTTTAAATtcttgatttaataaaataatttattcaatttaatcggACAAATCAGTTAAACCAGAAATTGATGGTATTAGGGAAGGATGAAGTATTCAGGATTAAAGCGAGATCAATATTGTTAGAAGGGCTACGTTTATTATGGGATAAGGGATATCGTCAAGTTGAACTTGAATGTGATAATGCCATTTTGGTGAAAATAATTTTGGTTGGAGAAGCTTTTGATAGTCATCTTATGGAACTACGAGCTATTCATAAGCTGATACAAAGAAATTGGGGGATCCGTATCTGTCATATTCCTAGCGCTTATAATGCAATTGCAGATTTCATGGCCAAGCATGCCTTTCACAGGTATCTAGGTATTTATAGAATCCCCACATTCTGTGCGGGAGCTAGTGCAGAAGGATATTATGGATTTTTGATTTCCGGATTGCTTTTGCAATTGCTTAATGTTGTTttatttacccaaaaaaaaaaacctttgtgAAACAGTGAGAGATTCTTCCATTTCGGTCTAATTATGATTTTAATCCCTCTATTATGTTGAAATTTGCAAACAAATCTATCtactttaatttgataaaattttaatctcTATTTCTATAATCTAGTTCTTATAtgcttttacattttttaattcattaaataataattttattggcGTAATGACAAATTTAGCcattaacatttatatttttttgtcaatttgacccttattcttttttGAGTTAAACTTGAAccttaaccttttaaaaagaaccaaatttgaccatcaatcttttttttaGTCAAATAACTTCAacaaaaatattgactaaaacatgAGATTTTTATACATGGCAATTCAAGTGTATTTCATGctctctttttttcaattttatcaacttattaatattattattttgaatatttttaaaaattttaaaacatttattcataTAGTGCCATGTCAACATGAAGTACATGTAAATTACCATGCAGGTTGTCACGCCAGCATCGTTTAAAAAACTAATGTTTTTGTCAACATTATTGTTAAAAAAAGAGGTGATTTGACTCCTTTTGAAAGGCTAATGAtcaaatttatctaaaaaaaaagaataaggatcaaattgacaaaaaatacaaacatggaatgttaaattatacattttttttattttacatacaattaatataaagtaaaattattcaaattgttaaatataattaaaatgtactaattattttgaaattacaacaataaaaaaaatatactccATACCATGATTAAACtctaaatgaaaaataataatgaaaattaactttttttgtaaaatttttctaGTATAATTGTCTTAATTGAAACATGACATGGAGAAAGTTTAATTGAACAAGATCTCTACTTTACTTCATTCTTCAATAAGAAGACTAATTAAAGCAAATTTCCAGTGATTAATTTCTATCTGGTTGGGTTTACAAGTCTATAAAATTAgaggatttattttttaaaataaatactattatttaataaaaaataattttaaaaagattagaAACCCGCCGGGTCAATTCTGGTTGTGGTCTCCCtactatatttaaatttatgatttagtatctatactttaatttgatataatttgatttttctatgtaacattattaattaatcaaaatagtcAACACCCTTAATTATTTCGATTAAAATACTAAGGCGAAAGTTTTTCTtgaaaaaacacattttaacttaCCATGCCGAAATATATTTTGTGTGTGTGCGGTAGaaaggtttttaataaaaattcacgTCATCATTTTAGCAATTAATAGTTAATGACATAAACTATTCGGATTGATTAATGCCATTATAAAAGTAGACAGaggatcaaattatgtcaaattaagaTATAAAGACTAAATCCCAAGTGCTGAGCATAGTTGAggggatcaaaattgaaattttaccattaccttataatgactaaaatgatggaaaaaaaaagagttatgttATTAGTTAGTCCAAAAAATTAGCATTCTTAATGATTTATATCACTGAcatggtttttaaaaaaaaatacttatgcCAACTCATCATGCCGAAATATTTTTTTCGATagaatagtatttttttttagaaaaaatcatgTCAACAATTTAATCGAAATATTGACCAATCTTAGCTATTTgatttaactaataatattataataatttttttgtgttaGAAAGGTTATTATTCATTTTAGCCGAAATAGTTAAGGATATAGACTATTTGAATTAACTAATGTTATTGTAAAAATAGATGACCAAACTATGCCagattaaaatataaagactaaatcttaAATATGAGCATAATAAAGggatcaaaattacaattttatcattataagacaaaaagtggaaaaattaaattttttagttaattatatactattataatttttatcaaatagatttattattattttacatctatttttataaattattgttCTTTTAGCCACGTGAACAGAGAGAGTGAAGTAATTCAAATTTGGTGTGCGAAATTGCAAAGACTTGGtgtttaagtaattaataaagaaaattaaaaataataataattattattatttaaataactacaaataatgaaaaataaaaatataaaatgtacaTTAATAAGATTAATTTGCTCATGCGAGTTGAAAAACAGCTTCACACTCGTGGAATACATCCCAAGGAGGCCTTTGTCGCTGTGCTGAAGAGATTGGGTCTACATCTCAAAGGCTTTAACAGGCTCCAACGATGACCTCTCTTGCCACCGGCATTGCAACCGTCACCGGTGTCCACCACCGCCATATCACCGTTGGCCATGGGTGGAAACATGGGTAATGGGTGGTTTCTTCTGCTTTGTCTTTTCTTCATATCACTTAACTCCATCTTTGGTTCTATCTTTGTTATCCCTATTAAAGCCTTGTGTTTTCTTAAACAAGAATAGCTTTGAGACCTAAAACCTATGGTTGGTAAACAAGAATTTGGCTTtgaattcaataaataaaaagaacCCAAATCATTTTTGTTGTTGAATTTCTTGGTTGAAGATAAATGGAAAAGATACCTACTTTGATCACCATCACCATCGCCACCAACAAACTCCTTCTCCTTGATCAGTTTACCACCAAAAACTATGTCGTTtgctttgttgttgttgtttaagGGAGTGTTTGGGATGAAGGGAAACTCAAAAATATCATGACCATAAGAAGGAGAGTTTGGTGAGTGGTGAGAAGTATCATCAAGGTCTTGATCATTTTCAAGTGAAAGATCACAAAAGGAGAGAGTTTCTTCAAgctcttcttggttgatgttatAAGTATTCTTCCTATCCATTTTTTCTCTGGGGAGGGGGGGGGGGGTTGAGAGTAAAATGATGGGTTTTTCTTTGAGAAAGAAATATGGGTGGTATACTTTTGTAGAGTTTGGTAGGTCAATTTAGGTTTATATACATGTATGGTTTGGCATCTAGATGGGGTGAGGTGGATAAAAATAAGGGGTTGCATAGTTTATTATAATTGCTTTCAAAGGAAGGCATCTAGAGGGACAAAAGATCAAATTTAGACGTAGTAGTGGCAGAAGACTTAGGGTTGGTTTGGATGGACGATTGGGTGCGATGCGGTgcatttagtttactttttgtttcACGCTACAGTATTGCTATAGtgtctaatctcaccgccatgctgtttttacactaatcgtaggtaaacgcaccgcccatccaaactcacccttactGGATTAAATGATAATAAGCAATGAAAAAGAGAAGTATTGACTAAAAGTTGCTAGAATACAACAATACAAATTACAAATAATAGTATAAAAtcaaaagggtaaattacattcatggtaactaaactattagtaaatttttatttttatcactcaactttaaaaagttacaaaatggtaactaaactattcaaaagattttatttaagttactgggCTGTTAAAATTATCACTATATGACCTTCTTCGTTCTCATCTTTGGCTCCAAGCAAAAGGGTAAACTTTCCCTTCTATTCTACAGATtagtttttttatgaaacaacttcAAACATCACAAATTTGTGAATTAAAATCCGAATAGTTTTCTTCTTCAATCTCCAACACCGACCATCGAATTAAACTTGGATCTAAGGAATGTTTTTCTATTTGTCTATGGGTATTGTTCTATCGTACTAATCATCGAATCATCTCTCAAAGCTCGCCGCCCGAATACTAAAAAAAGACTTAACAATctaatgatttaaatgaaaacattAGAATAGTTCAGTtactattttagaattttttaaagttgaaagaccaaaatctaaatttatgtaGTTCACCTAAATCAAAACTTATTTAGGAAGAAAGATAAAGGTAAGGCTGACAACGGAGTGGGGCGGCGACAAATATTGCTAAAATCCATCCCCGCTCCATCTGCCCCGCTCTACTATGGATGTATAAATTTGAAAACCACTAACACCTCATTAGATGTTGGGTATTTGCCCCACCCTACTCCGCTTCAATTTAAATTttgctatttatttttaatattgaaaaaattattttttctatattatgtaattacatttttaccattttaataaattatacatataattttCTTGTGGTTGAATTAAATGTACAGCAGGAATTAAATATCGCTACCCTTTTTGCCAGTAGAAACCATTTGGATTAATATACATAACTTGATGTTAAGGTTTAAGTTTGGTATGTAAAGCTTTATTTTGGTCCAATTAAGTGTTTGAATTTagttttaagatttaatttagtATTCGAATTTAGTTTATTGatttaaattgataattgaaCTTAGTTTTTCGGTTCaattagtctaaatagttaatatcgataattttttaattaaaatattacataattatatataaattaaatatcttaAGAGTCTTAGAAATAACACAGCTTCTCATTTCTTTtaggtttgttttttttttttttatattgaaagacaataatcaaatttcaattttggtccatATACTACTAAAACTTGAGATTTAATCatatgctttaaattttgtcataatttagtctctctacttttataatgttacTAGTTAGTCTAAACAATTAATATTGTTAACCATTTCAATCAAAACTCGAATTTTTAAATATGAgaagtagagggattaaattcttCAAAATAAAAGTAAGGGACTAACTTCCAAACGTGCGAAGTGTATAGGAACTTAGAGCATACTTTAACcataatttttttactcaataATTTGACAAAAACAAATAATCAACTCAAACACGaaattgagttggaaatcatAGTAGTTTTAATTTATACTATGGTACAAAAATTTGGTTTTAGGTTTAACTACGTTCAAGGTCGCTAagctattagtaagtttacgttttggtcactcaattttaaaaaattataaaatggtcattaaattattcaaaagctttcatttaagtcactgaactattcgaaaatttttatttaagtaactGAGTTGCTTTCCTTGTTAGAAAAAAATGGTCCGGCTAGTTAGCTCCAAACGACAATTTAACGATTGGTACGGTGAATTAGTATCCATCTATGAgtaaaagaaatatatttattcttttagtCACGTGGAAGAGAGtgaaataattcaaatttggTGTGCAAAATTGCAAAGACTTTGCATTTAAGAGgttagtaaaaaatttaaaaataataatatctagATATTAATTGCAATAACTACAAATAATaaaacatacacatatataaaatGTGATTAGTTTGCTCGTACGAGCAAGAAGACAACTTCACACGCGTGGAATGCATCTCAAAGAGGTCTTTGCCAATGCACTGAAGAGATTAGGTCTACCCCTCAAACACCTCAACAGACTCCAACGACGGCCTCTTTTCTCTCCGGAATCCGAAACGTCATTGGCTTCCACTATCGCCATATCACCGGTGGCCATCGGAGGAAACATGGGTAATGGGTGGTTTCTTCTACTTTGTCTTTTCTTCATATCACCTAACTCCATCTTTGGTTCTATCTTTGTTATCCCTATTAAAGCCTTGTGTTTTCTTAAACCAGAATAGCTTTGAGACCTAAAACCTTTGGTTGATAAACAAGAATTTGGCTTcgaattcaataaataaaaagaacCCAAATCCTTTTCGTTGTTGTTGAATTGCCTGACTGAAGATAAACGGAAAACAGACCTGCTTTgatcaccatcaccatcaccatcaacAAACCCTTGATCATTGATGAGTTTACCACAAAAAGCGAAGCCGTTTGCTTTGTTGATGTTTAAGGGAGTGTTTGGAACGATGGGAAACTCAAAATGTTGATGATCATGAGAAGGAGAACTTAGTGAGTGGTGAGAAATATCATCAATGTCTTGGTAATCTTCAAGTGAAAGATCACAAAAGGAGAGAGTTTCTTCAAGATCCTCATGACTGATCTTGTAAGTATTCTTTgtatccatttttcttttttgagagtaaagaaatgggttttTGAGAAAGAAATATGGGAGGGTATGGTTTTGAAAAGTTCGGTAAGGTAATTTTGGTTTATATACATGTATGGTTTGGGGTTCTAGAGGGTGAGGGAGAGGGACAGAAGGTCAAATATAAACAAAGTAGTGGGAGAAGACTTACTAGAATCAATGTTTATTCATGAAGACTTCCTAGGAAAAAGATATTTTTTACTAATTGTTACTAGGAATGCAAATATAGGCTTGCGCGTATTTGAGGAGCCCCCTGAGTTGGTGCGGTCTATCATCCTTCTAGATATCACTGGAGCCCATCTGCAAGATGGTGTTACATAagttcttttatttccaaataaaaaatcaaaattaatctagaaagaaagatgaagaggaGATTTCATTCTTCATATCTTCAccattattaaaagaaaaaatcactTTCATTAACAGTATGTTGCTTCCGTGTTGCATCATCTGACACCAACAGCGGtcatatgcatatgcatatgcCTATGTCACACTCAATCCATAATCAAATTGTTTTTGTCTACAATACACATCCTATCTGCCATATGGCCGAGACGTGTAAGAATTTTGTATAATCAAAAGAATCCACATGTCAAACATATATTTTGATTGGAAACAACGGAAGTACTTAAATATTCATCTGCAAAAGCAGTAGTAGTTTACAGATAACCAAGCACTGTCTTCCATACTAAAACCCCTTTTAGTTTTGAAGGTTTAGAGTCTAAAAAGATGCAGTCAATGATGGAAGCAGCAGCCGATGCGGGGAAGGCCTCCATACAGGAAAAGGTTTCATAATCATTTCATGCCATTTTGCATTGATCATATATTAAGATTTTTCTTTCTCTAAAATGCATGATTCGTAACTAGTATGTTGCTTATTAAAACATGATGTAAGTTAATGAAGTGGAAATGGTTATTTAATTAggtgaagaagaggaagaagagcaGGTAACCTACTGAGAAAGAGATGGGGAGAGAGAGGAAAGAAGAGGCCCTCAATCAAAAGGCAACTGCTTGGCAAGCGGGTTTTGCTGCAGGTGGTCTCGACGGAGGCGACGTCAACCGTGAGAAGACTGGGTAAATTCACAGTTATCACAGTTAATCTATAATCAAACTTTCTGGGTCGATCTgcgttttcttttttttatagaatgtataaaattattcataactcATTCCTAATTCTTCTTAAAATTATTcacagttaattccctgcatagttcaataTAGGCttgtggcgggttttggcaaagatggcgttgtagaaatatgagtcagtgtggagatttgttaagtatgacttctattttcagtcaaatttgagaaataatcttctagttaaactctgtttatttgtttcaatcaaacactgattagtttagatttttttttatttgacatattaattttgcctataaatagactcttttacaaccttagaaaattaCACCCATTAGAAATTAAAActtataacacatttagagaattttatttttacgttttgagggttctttgttttcaagttttttgggtttagttttatctacatcttttgtactcttcgttcttttgccattatagtaaaattatctttgcccgtggttttttatcctctttggaggggtttttccacgttaaatttgtgtgttc
This region includes:
- the LOC107918670 gene encoding uncharacterized protein encodes the protein MDRKNTYNINQEELEETLSFCDLSLENDQDLDDTSHHSPNSPSYGHDIFEFPFIPNTPLNNNNKANDIVFGGKLIKEKEFVGGDGDGDQSFRSQSYSCLRKHKALIGITKIEPKMELSDMKKRQSRRNHPLPMFPPMANGDMAVVDTGDGCNAGGKRGHRWSLLKPLRCRPNLFSTATKASLGCIPRV